A window of the Pogona vitticeps strain Pit_001003342236 chromosome 4, PviZW2.1, whole genome shotgun sequence genome harbors these coding sequences:
- the CENPL gene encoding centromere protein L: MAEAQRREMNTSDAKRVSPAGRKATDHGVNFTNTACLSRGVVSVRRGNVFSQTPAKRVILQIPHVQEKADLQLNLLLGKQWTLYAVTPLYKFSYGQMQSYSKQLSLFIAAEKQKGLAVEAESDLTYIVKFSSVPALKTAEHEQESVLIQIAERSQVADDNKGGKVVWMGLFCCTCANDIVENVMEEFTCLPLFLVHGTKRLSDHVEAWLQQTFDCCCSPLHINPISLAWMVAMWSGYNMDRYTVATELTFSVPCTAYPLDISYAIHPEDAKALWDSIQSIQEEVRQEEVELFMECLYNHFHRHFKIHLSASRLVKISTSVASAHSSGKIKILHSQYLIRVLSLLTELAISKIL, encoded by the exons GAGATGAACACTTCTGACGCCAAGAGAGTGAGTCCTGCTGGAAGAAAAGCTACAGACCATGGAGTGAATTTCACTAACACTGCATGTCTTTCAAGAGGGGTAGTGTCTGTCAGGAGAGGCAACGTATTTAGTCAGACTCCTGCTAAAAGAGTAATACTGCAAATTCCTCACGTGCAG GAAAAGGCTGATCTTCAGCTTAACTTGCTTCTTGGTAAGCAGTGGACCCTATACGCCGTCACTCCTCTGTACAAATTCTCTTATGGACAGATGCAGTCATATTCTAAACAGCTGAGTCTTTTCATTGCTGCTGAAAAGCAAAAAGGGCTTGCTGTGGAAGCTGAATCTGATCTTACATATATTGTGAAGTTCTCCTCAGTCCCAGCTTTGAAAACAGCAGAACATGAACAGGAATCAGTCCTCATCCAG ATCGCAGAAAGATCACAAGTTGCAGATGACAACAAAGGAGGCAAAGTGGTATGGATGGGCTTATTCTGCTGTACATGTGCAAATGACATTGTGGAGAATGTAATGGAAGAATTCACTTGCTTGCCTTTGTTTCTTGTACATGGAACAAAGCGTCTCTCAGACCACGTTGAAGCCTGGCTTCAGCAGACCTTTGACTGTTGTTGCAGTCCTTTGCATATCAACCCTATCAGTCTTGCCTGGATGGTTGCAATGTGGTCAGGATACAATATGGACAGATATACAGTTGCAACAGAGCTGACGTTTTCTGTGCCTTGCACTGCTTATCCTTTGGATATCTCTTATGCTATTCATCCTGAAGATGCAAAAGCCCTTTGGGATTCAATCCAGAGCATTCAAGAGGAAGTACGGCAAGAGGAAGTAGAATTATTCATGGAGTGCCTTTACAACCACTTTCACAGACACTTCAAAATTCACCTGTCAGCCTCAAGATTGGTGAAAATTTCCACATCTGTAGCTTCTGCTCATTCTTCTGGGAAGATTAAG attctcCATTCCCAGTATCTCATAAGAGTCCTATCACTGCTGACAGAACTGGCAATTTCAAAGATACTGTGA